The Gordonia sp. KTR9 genome contains a region encoding:
- a CDS encoding CaiB/BaiF CoA transferase family protein: MTDTSPRPTSEHPAGPLDGVTVIELGTLIAGPHAARLLGDMGAEVIKIEAPGKPDPIRTWGQAEVDGHRFYWTVHGRNKKAVTLDLRSDRGRDLFLDLVERADVVVENFRPGTLERLDIGPEVLSARNPGIVVVRVSGYGQTGPDSTRAGYASVAEAASGLRYLNGYPGQLPPRLALSLGDTLAGMFAAQGALAALYRRSVTGKGQVVDTSLIESCVAVQESAIADYDAGGVVRGPSGTRLDGIAPSNLYPTSEGTHVIIAANQDSVFARLCAAMGQPELATDDRFADHAARGRNQDELDALIGDWSRQFTPEKLTEVLGAAGVVVGPVNSVAEVVADPHLRARGMIAEHYDERAQRTVLGPGVVPQFSDTPGGIRNAGPPAPGCDNEDVYGGLLGLSDEEITALRAAGVI; the protein is encoded by the coding sequence TCACCGTCATCGAGTTGGGCACGCTGATCGCAGGCCCCCACGCCGCACGGTTGCTGGGTGACATGGGCGCCGAGGTCATCAAGATCGAGGCGCCGGGCAAGCCCGACCCGATCCGCACCTGGGGGCAGGCCGAGGTCGACGGCCATCGGTTCTACTGGACGGTCCACGGACGCAACAAGAAGGCGGTCACGCTCGACCTGCGGTCGGATCGAGGTCGAGACCTGTTCCTCGATCTCGTCGAGCGTGCCGACGTCGTCGTCGAGAACTTCCGTCCCGGAACACTGGAGCGGCTGGATATCGGCCCCGAAGTGCTGTCCGCGCGCAATCCGGGCATCGTCGTGGTGCGTGTCTCGGGTTATGGCCAGACCGGACCGGATTCGACGCGCGCCGGGTACGCCTCGGTCGCCGAGGCCGCCAGCGGGCTTCGGTACCTCAACGGGTATCCGGGACAGCTCCCGCCGCGGTTGGCCCTGTCCCTGGGCGACACTCTCGCCGGCATGTTCGCCGCGCAGGGCGCACTCGCCGCACTGTACCGGCGGTCGGTGACCGGCAAGGGTCAGGTCGTCGACACCTCACTCATCGAATCCTGTGTGGCCGTGCAGGAATCGGCCATCGCCGACTACGACGCCGGCGGTGTCGTGCGCGGCCCGTCGGGTACCCGGCTCGACGGCATCGCGCCGTCGAACCTCTACCCGACCAGCGAGGGCACCCACGTCATCATCGCCGCCAATCAGGACTCGGTCTTCGCGCGGCTCTGCGCGGCGATGGGGCAGCCCGAACTCGCGACCGACGACCGGTTCGCCGATCACGCCGCTCGCGGACGCAACCAGGACGAGCTCGACGCACTCATCGGCGACTGGTCGCGGCAGTTCACGCCGGAGAAGCTGACCGAGGTGCTCGGCGCCGCGGGAGTGGTTGTCGGACCGGTGAACTCGGTTGCCGAGGTGGTCGCCGACCCGCATCTGCGGGCGCGCGGGATGATCGCCGAACACTACGACGAACGCGCGCAGCGCACCGTGCTCGGGCCCGGCGTCGTGCCGCAGTTCAGCGACACTCCCGGTGGTATCCGCAACGCCGGTCCCCCGGCCCCCGGCTGCGACAACGAGGACGTCTACGGCGGGTTGCTGGGGTTGTCGGACGAGGAGATCACGGCGTTGCGAGCAGCCGGAGTCATCTGA
- a CDS encoding ABC transporter ATP-binding protein: MSLVATGLSRTFGRHTAVAEASLELRSGRISGLVGPNGAGKTTLLLLLAGLLAPDSGTIVVDDAAVDPADMRRLTGWMPDIFGTWESLTAHEILTTFGKLYGMPTTRARQRAGELLELVHLTDLAARPAHELSRGQKQRLGFARALVHRPRILLLDEPASGMDPRSRMDLRGQLRRLADDGCSILVSSHILSELEEMVDDVVLMTEGRTHTAPSTAGGVWRIRLVGQPPGQAQETRFDDETAAARHLAQLVASGAAVSEFAHVSTGIEDAYLALDPERR, translated from the coding sequence ATGTCACTGGTCGCGACCGGGCTCTCGCGCACCTTCGGCCGGCACACCGCCGTCGCCGAGGCGAGCCTCGAACTCAGATCCGGCAGGATCAGCGGGCTCGTCGGGCCCAACGGCGCAGGCAAGACGACCCTGCTGCTGCTCCTCGCCGGCCTGCTCGCCCCCGACAGCGGCACGATCGTGGTCGACGACGCGGCGGTGGACCCCGCGGACATGCGCCGGTTGACCGGGTGGATGCCGGACATCTTCGGCACCTGGGAGAGCCTCACGGCGCACGAGATCCTGACGACCTTCGGCAAGCTGTACGGAATGCCCACCACCCGGGCCCGTCAGCGCGCCGGTGAACTCCTCGAACTGGTCCACCTGACCGATCTCGCGGCGCGGCCGGCGCACGAGCTGTCGCGCGGCCAGAAACAACGCCTCGGCTTCGCACGTGCGCTGGTGCACCGACCCCGGATTCTGCTGCTCGACGAGCCGGCCTCCGGAATGGACCCGCGGTCCCGGATGGACTTGCGCGGCCAGCTCCGCCGGCTCGCCGACGACGGGTGCTCGATCCTGGTGTCCTCCCACATCCTCTCCGAGCTGGAGGAAATGGTCGACGACGTCGTCCTGATGACCGAGGGCCGGACCCACACGGCGCCGAGTACCGCCGGTGGGGTGTGGCGCATCCGGCTCGTCGGGCAACCGCCGGGGCAGGCGCAGGAAACGCGCTTCGACGACGAGACCGCCGCCGCCCGGCACCTCGCACAACTGGTGGCCTCCGGGGCGGCGGTCAGCGAATTCGCGCACGTGTCGACCGGCATCGAAGACGCCTACCTCGCACTGGACCCGGAGCGCCGATGA